One Tolypothrix bouteillei VB521301 DNA window includes the following coding sequences:
- a CDS encoding YcjF family protein → MLDSLQDSLVQVGEFGLLSLLAVGGGLWLFQKNRPKDSTQLLNGMPVDRETVEVAIAKTQSVVNQLTQEAEDSVEKRRIASLQQEQVANLTAELDRQQILATVTGGKLVGKTTLIEVLEQSVETGYRSSLHFQETSPLFVEAGEKSDADVFVEAQKSDLVLFLTNGDLTDTEFQALQQLKGANQSTILVFNKQDQYLPDERVSVLQSLKQRVPSSVVAVAASPATIKVRKHQEDGSIQEWLEVPAPDVQQLTQHLGEVLAQQAQQLVWGTTMRKALLLKAEAKDLLNGIRRDRSVPIIEQYQWIAAAAAFANPVPALDVLATAAINAQMVVDLGKIYQQKLSLEQAQTVAGTMGSLMVKLGLVELSSKAIGIVLKSNAVTFVAGGLVQGVSAAYLTRLAGLSLVEYFQQQEIATNSGTALNLEKLGQNLQRVFQQSQQIGFLQGFVKQGVKRLLPEVPEAELTAAETVA, encoded by the coding sequence ATGTTAGACAGTTTGCAAGATTCATTGGTACAGGTGGGTGAATTTGGCTTACTGAGTCTCTTAGCAGTTGGCGGCGGTTTGTGGTTGTTTCAAAAAAACCGTCCCAAGGATAGTACCCAACTGCTAAATGGTATGCCTGTAGATAGGGAAACAGTGGAAGTTGCTATTGCAAAAACCCAATCTGTGGTTAACCAACTAACACAAGAAGCAGAAGACTCTGTAGAGAAGCGACGTATCGCTTCTCTACAACAAGAACAAGTTGCAAATCTCACGGCGGAGTTAGACAGGCAACAGATTCTAGCTACTGTCACTGGCGGTAAGTTAGTAGGTAAAACTACCTTGATTGAGGTGCTCGAGCAAAGTGTAGAGACAGGATACCGATCGTCCCTACATTTCCAAGAAACATCTCCTTTGTTTGTAGAAGCAGGCGAGAAGTCAGATGCTGATGTGTTTGTAGAAGCACAAAAATCCGATCTCGTCCTATTTCTTACAAATGGGGATTTAACAGATACTGAATTTCAAGCCTTACAGCAACTCAAGGGTGCAAATCAAAGCACAATTCTGGTTTTTAACAAACAAGACCAGTATTTGCCAGATGAACGTGTGAGCGTTTTGCAGTCCCTAAAACAACGCGTACCTTCATCTGTAGTCGCAGTTGCAGCCTCTCCTGCAACTATCAAAGTACGCAAGCATCAGGAAGATGGTTCCATACAAGAATGGCTGGAGGTACCAGCCCCAGATGTTCAGCAGTTAACCCAGCACTTGGGTGAAGTTTTGGCACAGCAAGCACAGCAACTTGTGTGGGGAACGACCATGAGAAAAGCTTTGTTGCTGAAAGCTGAAGCAAAAGATTTACTCAATGGTATCAGACGCGATCGCAGCGTACCAATTATTGAACAATATCAGTGGATAGCAGCAGCAGCTGCATTTGCCAACCCAGTTCCAGCGCTTGATGTTCTGGCAACAGCCGCGATTAATGCCCAAATGGTTGTGGATTTGGGTAAAATCTACCAGCAAAAACTTTCCTTGGAACAAGCACAAACTGTAGCGGGAACAATGGGAAGTTTGATGGTAAAACTGGGTTTAGTGGAACTTTCTTCCAAAGCAATTGGTATCGTACTTAAGAGTAATGCTGTCACCTTTGTAGCAGGTGGTTTAGTACAGGGAGTCAGTGCAGCTTACCTCACCCGATTGGCGGGATTGAGTTTAGTGGAATATTTCCAACAGCAGGAAATAGCTACAAATTCTGGAACTGCGTTAAATCTTGAGAAGTTGGG
- a CDS encoding asparaginase translates to MTMGKRTQATALEVRLLREGIIESKHIVQAAICDNRGRILSVAGNAETSTFVRSALKPFQALAVTSTGTLERYDLSDKDLAIVTSSHKGTIEQVRQVFNILWRADVDPSALQCPIPEGKRSPLEYNCSGKHAGMLAVCQQCNWSLNNYLHRRHPVQQLILSKVSELLRMPSEEFISAHDDCGAPTYLLQLGQMGALYAQLASRSSLDMERIVRAMTHHPVMVAGEGEFDTELMRATPGELVSKSGAEGVQCIGRLGEGMGLAIKVIDGSKRAKHAAAIHILQQLGWITPSVADVLSEKFMNFGKYKRLEVLGELSLL, encoded by the coding sequence ATGACAATGGGAAAACGAACACAAGCCACCGCACTAGAAGTTAGGTTACTGCGAGAAGGCATTATAGAGTCAAAGCACATAGTCCAAGCAGCGATCTGTGATAATCGCGGGCGGATTCTATCCGTTGCTGGTAATGCTGAAACAAGCACGTTTGTTCGTTCAGCACTGAAACCATTTCAAGCACTCGCTGTGACTAGCACAGGTACCCTAGAACGCTATGACCTCAGCGACAAAGACCTAGCGATCGTTACCAGTTCCCACAAGGGAACGATAGAGCAAGTAAGACAAGTATTTAATATTCTTTGGCGGGCTGATGTAGACCCTTCAGCACTCCAATGTCCCATTCCTGAAGGTAAACGCAGCCCCCTAGAATACAATTGTTCTGGTAAACATGCTGGAATGCTAGCTGTTTGTCAGCAGTGTAATTGGTCGCTCAATAACTATTTGCACCGCAGACACCCAGTGCAGCAATTGATTCTTAGTAAAGTATCGGAATTGCTGCGAATGCCATCCGAAGAATTTATCAGCGCCCATGACGATTGTGGTGCTCCTACCTACTTGTTACAACTTGGGCAAATGGGAGCACTATACGCTCAGCTAGCTTCTCGTAGCAGTTTAGATATGGAGCGCATCGTCCGAGCCATGACCCATCATCCAGTTATGGTAGCAGGGGAGGGAGAATTTGACACGGAATTGATGCGTGCCACACCGGGCGAACTGGTCAGTAAATCCGGTGCTGAGGGCGTACAGTGCATTGGCAGACTCGGTGAAGGCATGGGATTGGCAATTAAAGTTATTGATGGATCGAAGCGAGCAAAACACGCTGCGGCCATTCATATACTTCAGCAGTTAGGCTGGATTACTCCCAGCGTAGCGGATGTCCTGTCGGAAAAGTTTATGAACTTCGGTAAGTACAAGCGTTTAGAAGTTCTGGGAGAATTATCCTTATTGTAA
- a CDS encoding CGLD27 family protein encodes MIKSSVSNCPVPTEQQPLNEYEELKSSWLFRDCTLNWSEYITKIALIWVLSSIVAGPIAATSFAPHKHTAQFILSSAAGASVGVILVLVRLYLGWSYIRDRLMSPIIFYEESGWYDGQTWTKPQEIVTRDRLIVTYSIKPILQRLQISFAGLAVLFVAGTIVWHLV; translated from the coding sequence ATGATAAAGTCTTCGGTCTCAAATTGCCCAGTACCAACAGAACAACAACCGCTTAACGAGTACGAAGAATTAAAATCGTCCTGGCTATTTCGTGACTGTACCTTAAATTGGAGCGAGTATATCACTAAAATCGCGCTTATTTGGGTGTTATCGTCAATAGTAGCAGGACCAATAGCGGCGACAAGTTTTGCTCCACACAAGCATACAGCACAATTTATTCTCAGCAGTGCCGCAGGCGCAAGTGTTGGAGTCATATTAGTACTGGTGCGGTTATATTTGGGTTGGTCTTATATCCGAGACCGCCTGATGAGTCCGATTATTTTTTACGAAGAGTCGGGTTGGTACGACGGTCAAACCTGGACAAAACCACAGGAAATCGTAACACGCGATCGACTGATAGTGACCTACTCGATCAAACCCATCCTTCAGAGATTACAAATTTCATTTGCTGGCTTGGCTGTGTTGTTCGTTGCTGGTACGATAGTTTGGCACTTAGTTTAA
- the rsfS gene encoding ribosome silencing factor, whose translation MTDSFQTNFPRQSITVTNSSAGNPPIDDNDVSGKMAWTIAEAGSDRKAGDILILKIGDVSYLADYFVVMTGYSRVQVRAIADAVEDKLETEWSRRPLRTEGKAEATWVLLDYGEVIVHVMFPKEREFYNLEAFWGHAERIEYITSATKARELE comes from the coding sequence ATGACTGATTCTTTTCAAACAAATTTCCCAAGGCAATCTATCACGGTGACAAACAGTTCAGCAGGAAACCCACCTATAGATGACAACGACGTGAGTGGAAAGATGGCTTGGACTATTGCCGAAGCAGGGTCTGACCGCAAAGCAGGTGATATTCTGATACTTAAGATAGGAGATGTCTCTTATTTGGCGGACTACTTCGTCGTCATGACGGGCTACTCCAGGGTACAGGTCAGGGCGATAGCGGATGCAGTGGAAGATAAATTAGAAACTGAGTGGTCAAGACGCCCCTTGCGGACAGAAGGGAAAGCAGAAGCAACGTGGGTGCTGTTAGATTACGGCGAGGTTATTGTTCATGTTATGTTTCCCAAAGAACGGGAGTTTTATAATTTGGAAGCGTTCTGGGGACACGCAGAACGTATAGAGTATATAACATCCGCAACAAAAGCACGCGAACTGGAGTAA
- a CDS encoding glycosyltransferase family 4 protein — translation MRILIYSYNYYPEPIGIAPLMTELAEGLVKRGHQVRVVTAMPNYPERQIYKDYRGKWYHTEYKNGVEIQRSYVWIRPQPNLLDRMLLDASYVFTSFFPALFGWRPDVILSTSPSLPSCLPTALLGVLHSCPVVLNLQDILPEAAVHVGLLKNKWLIRAFALLEKFAYASATKISVIADGFVDNLQAKGVPGRKIVQIPNWVDTNFIRPLSKENNTFRAKHNLEGKFVISYSGNIALTQGLETVVKAAAMLRHIPEIAFVIVGEEKGLQRLHNACHASGADNVLLLPFQPRETLPEMLAAADVGLVVQKKNVISFNMPSKIQVLLASGRALIGSVPKNGTAARAIKQSGGGVIVPPEDPQALADAILELYQHPEKVKTLGYNSRKFAIDQYSFDQALSQYESLFYSLTDENSVIEPKIVSEQEV, via the coding sequence ATGCGTATTTTAATTTACTCGTACAACTATTACCCAGAACCGATAGGCATTGCTCCCTTGATGACTGAACTCGCTGAGGGATTGGTTAAACGCGGACACCAAGTGCGTGTCGTTACCGCTATGCCTAATTACCCAGAACGTCAGATCTACAAGGACTATCGGGGCAAATGGTACCATACTGAATACAAAAATGGGGTTGAAATTCAAAGAAGTTACGTGTGGATTCGTCCGCAGCCCAATCTACTAGATCGGATGTTGCTAGATGCAAGCTACGTGTTCACAAGTTTCTTCCCAGCGCTGTTTGGTTGGCGTCCGGATGTTATTCTTTCGACTTCTCCATCTCTACCTAGTTGTTTGCCAACGGCTCTTCTTGGCGTGCTGCACAGCTGCCCTGTTGTCTTAAATCTCCAGGATATACTCCCAGAAGCTGCTGTTCACGTTGGTTTATTAAAGAATAAATGGCTTATTAGAGCCTTTGCATTACTGGAAAAATTTGCTTACGCAAGTGCTACCAAAATCAGTGTCATCGCTGACGGTTTTGTGGATAACTTGCAGGCTAAAGGTGTACCGGGAAGAAAAATCGTCCAAATTCCTAACTGGGTTGATACCAACTTTATTCGCCCCCTGTCTAAAGAAAATAACACTTTCCGCGCAAAACACAATTTAGAGGGCAAATTTGTTATTTCATATTCTGGCAATATCGCCCTCACCCAAGGTTTAGAAACTGTGGTGAAAGCAGCTGCTATGCTGCGTCATATTCCAGAGATTGCTTTTGTGATTGTTGGTGAGGAGAAAGGTTTACAGCGATTGCATAACGCTTGTCATGCATCGGGTGCAGATAATGTTTTACTACTACCTTTTCAGCCTCGCGAAACTCTGCCAGAAATGCTAGCAGCCGCTGACGTAGGTTTGGTTGTGCAAAAGAAAAATGTGATTTCCTTCAATATGCCCTCGAAGATTCAAGTTTTACTGGCTAGTGGTAGAGCATTGATTGGTTCTGTTCCCAAAAATGGTACGGCAGCAAGAGCTATTAAACAAAGTGGTGGTGGGGTGATTGTCCCTCCAGAAGACCCACAGGCTTTAGCAGACGCTATTTTAGAGTTGTATCAACATCCAGAAAAAGTTAAAACTTTGGGATACAATAGTCGGAAATTTGCTATTGACCAGTATTCTTTCGATCAAGCTTTAAGCCAGTATGAATCCCTATTTTACTCGCTGACAGACGAGAACTCAGTGATTGAGCCAAAAATCGTATCAGAACAGGAAGTTTGA
- a CDS encoding exopolysaccharide biosynthesis polyprenyl glycosylphosphotransferase — MAMKVQGLMTGQPKEVNFPIMFSNDTAIVQVPARLSVLEAVAFKQTCQEITERTPSPMEIIIDFHQTIFMDSSGLGALVSNLKIAQEKNIKFTLRNVTPQVTAVLNLTGLDKVFNLESQAESPSINRQLEEQLPATHPSVRSWMKRLTDIVGSLIGLFITGILLIPIALAIRLDSPGPIFFSQTRCGWMGQRFQIWKFRSMYIDAEARKAELEKQNQVQGAFFKIDNDPRVTKVGRFLRRSSLDELPQFWNVLKGDMSLVGTRPPTPDEVERYEVPEWQRLDVKPGMTGEWQVNGRSTIRKFEDVIRMDLQYQKNWSFMYDLKLIFRTVMILFNKNSGAV, encoded by the coding sequence ATGGCAATGAAAGTGCAGGGCTTAATGACTGGCCAACCCAAAGAGGTGAATTTTCCTATAATGTTCTCAAATGACACGGCAATTGTGCAGGTACCCGCACGGTTAAGTGTGCTAGAGGCTGTAGCCTTTAAGCAGACCTGCCAAGAGATAACTGAGCGAACCCCCAGTCCGATGGAAATCATCATTGATTTTCATCAAACTATTTTCATGGATAGTAGTGGTTTAGGTGCTCTAGTCAGTAACCTCAAAATAGCTCAAGAAAAAAATATTAAATTTACACTTCGTAACGTAACTCCGCAGGTCACGGCAGTACTTAATCTTACAGGGTTAGACAAAGTTTTCAATTTAGAGTCTCAAGCGGAAAGTCCATCTATCAACCGCCAATTAGAAGAGCAACTACCAGCCACCCATCCTTCTGTCCGTTCTTGGATGAAGCGGTTAACAGATATTGTGGGTTCGTTAATTGGTTTGTTTATCACAGGGATTTTATTGATTCCCATTGCTCTTGCAATTAGACTCGACAGTCCGGGTCCGATTTTTTTCTCTCAAACCCGTTGTGGTTGGATGGGACAGCGCTTTCAGATTTGGAAATTTCGTTCAATGTACATTGATGCTGAAGCTCGCAAAGCTGAATTAGAGAAGCAAAACCAGGTACAAGGGGCATTTTTTAAAATAGACAATGACCCGAGAGTTACTAAAGTAGGTCGTTTTTTGCGGCGTAGTAGTTTAGATGAACTGCCACAATTTTGGAACGTTCTCAAAGGAGATATGAGTTTAGTCGGAACTAGACCACCTACACCAGACGAAGTCGAGCGTTATGAAGTTCCAGAATGGCAACGTTTGGATGTCAAGCCAGGAATGACTGGAGAATGGCAAGTTAACGGTCGTTCTACTATCCGTAAATTTGAGGATGTTATTCGGATGGATTTGCAATACCAGAAAAATTGGAGCTTTATGTACGATTTGAAGCTGATTTTTAGAACAGTTATGATTTTGTTTAATAAAAACAGTGGAGCTGTTTGA
- a CDS encoding 7-carboxy-7-deazaguanine synthase QueE: MTAKTTVTPTARLIEIFSAIQGEGLNVGTRQIFIRFALCDLRCHFCDSAHTWHAPATCRIERTPGLRDFETYSNPVTLPALLQWVEWQNLPFVHDTISLTGGEPLLHASFLLEFLPQVRSVTGLPIYLETGGHRPKQLAAILPYLDSVGMDFKLPSTSGESHWQEHAEFLQLCHTAKVELFVKLIVSQTTDPSELERSAELVASVDPSIPVFLQPVTPLDTSLNLTDKPQLAPFPEQVLTWQALMKRLVKQVRVIPQTHKMLNQL; encoded by the coding sequence ATGACTGCTAAAACTACTGTTACACCTACCGCACGCCTGATAGAAATTTTTTCCGCCATACAAGGGGAAGGACTGAATGTAGGAACACGTCAGATCTTTATTCGCTTTGCTTTGTGTGACTTGCGCTGTCACTTTTGTGATAGCGCTCATACTTGGCATGCACCCGCCACCTGTAGGATAGAACGGACCCCTGGATTGCGTGACTTTGAAACTTACTCTAACCCCGTTACACTACCTGCGTTACTTCAGTGGGTCGAGTGGCAGAATTTGCCTTTCGTACATGATACTATCAGCCTAACAGGAGGCGAACCTCTTCTGCACGCATCATTCTTGCTAGAATTCTTACCTCAAGTGCGCTCTGTTACGGGTTTGCCAATATACTTGGAAACTGGCGGACACCGTCCAAAACAACTAGCGGCAATATTACCTTATTTAGATTCAGTAGGGATGGATTTCAAATTACCCAGTACTAGTGGTGAAAGTCACTGGCAAGAACACGCAGAGTTTCTCCAACTCTGTCATACTGCAAAAGTTGAACTCTTTGTCAAGCTCATTGTTTCTCAAACAACTGACCCTTCAGAATTGGAACGTTCGGCGGAATTGGTGGCGTCTGTCGATCCATCGATCCCAGTCTTTTTACAGCCCGTTACTCCTCTAGATACCTCGCTGAATCTGACAGATAAACCTCAACTTGCGCCTTTTCCAGAGCAAGTTTTAACTTGGCAAGCTTTGATGAAGCGATTGGTTAAGCAGGTGCGGGTGATACCTCAAACTCACAAAATGCTGAATCAGCTTTAA
- a CDS encoding esterase-like activity of phytase family protein: protein MIYIKHILCAIGCSFIMSSLSIAGFASSARGISLANTLVLPAEGTDLYPFPGSSANINRLGYFSDLYYDRYNNVYYALGDRGPGGGVISYQTRVQKLTLDVDPKTGAISNFKVLETILFTKDGQNFNGLNPEKLNGNPSNLGLSLDPEGFAIAPNGNFYISDEYGPSVYEFKPDGSFVRAFATPQNLLPKETNGDLNFVDGRPTITNGRQDNRGFEGLTLSPDAKKLYALLQDPLVNEGSPDGRRSRNLRLVEFDTATGQNTAQYIYQLESLTSINDRIPGTKDDFGDNSQGRNIGISAISALNDKEFLVLERDNRGIGVDDPLGTAPVASKRVYKIDLTDATDVSNISLVGTNTLPTGVKAVGKTLFLDIAESLKTAGQTIPEKFEGLAIGPKLSDGSYALLLGTDNDFSVTQNDDDVQFDVCTNGTQVAIDSGCPDGSSLIPAYLYSFKVSASELGKFIPSQKVPEPTATIGLLLLGGISSLLLKQRK, encoded by the coding sequence ATGATTTACATAAAACACATACTTTGTGCGATCGGGTGTTCGTTTATCATGTCTAGCTTGAGTATCGCAGGGTTTGCCTCATCAGCACGCGGTATTTCCCTGGCTAACACTCTTGTGCTCCCCGCTGAAGGTACAGATTTATACCCATTTCCAGGAAGCAGTGCCAATATTAATCGTTTGGGATATTTCTCCGATCTCTACTACGATCGCTATAACAACGTGTACTATGCATTAGGCGATCGCGGTCCTGGAGGTGGAGTCATCTCCTACCAAACACGAGTACAAAAATTGACTTTAGATGTAGACCCTAAGACTGGAGCCATTTCCAACTTTAAGGTACTAGAGACCATCTTATTTACCAAAGATGGTCAAAATTTTAACGGTTTGAATCCAGAAAAACTCAATGGCAATCCAAGCAATTTAGGGCTCAGTCTCGATCCTGAGGGGTTTGCCATTGCACCCAATGGGAATTTCTACATTTCTGACGAATACGGTCCATCCGTCTATGAATTTAAACCAGATGGTTCTTTTGTAAGAGCATTTGCAACACCACAAAATCTCCTGCCTAAAGAAACTAATGGTGATTTAAACTTTGTTGATGGGCGTCCCACCATTACCAACGGTCGCCAAGACAACAGAGGATTTGAAGGATTAACTCTTAGCCCAGATGCAAAAAAACTGTATGCTTTGCTGCAAGATCCTTTAGTTAATGAAGGTTCACCAGATGGAAGACGCAGCCGCAACCTAAGGTTGGTAGAATTTGACACAGCAACAGGACAAAATACTGCTCAGTATATTTATCAGCTTGAAAGTCTCACTAGTATTAACGATCGCATTCCTGGAACAAAAGATGATTTTGGAGACAACTCCCAAGGGCGTAATATTGGTATCAGTGCTATTTCAGCCTTGAACGATAAAGAATTCTTAGTGCTAGAAAGAGATAATCGCGGGATTGGAGTAGACGATCCATTGGGAACAGCACCTGTTGCTAGCAAACGTGTCTACAAAATTGACTTAACTGACGCAACAGATGTAAGCAATATTAGCTTAGTAGGAACTAACACTTTACCTACAGGGGTTAAAGCGGTTGGTAAAACCTTATTCTTAGACATTGCTGAGTCTTTGAAGACAGCAGGACAAACAATACCAGAAAAGTTTGAGGGTCTGGCGATCGGTCCCAAACTCAGTGATGGTTCTTATGCACTCTTATTGGGAACTGATAATGACTTTAGCGTTACCCAAAATGATGACGATGTTCAATTCGATGTTTGTACTAACGGTACTCAAGTCGCAATTGACAGTGGCTGTCCAGATGGCAGTTCTCTAATTCCCGCATACCTTTATTCATTTAAGGTAAGTGCTTCTGAGTTAGGCAAATTTATTCCATCCCAAAAAGTACCCGAGCCTACAGCAACTATTGGGCTGTTATTACTGGGTGGTATAAGTAGTTTATTACTCAAGCAACGTAAATAA
- a CDS encoding DUF3318 domain-containing protein, protein MTSYATSSARAEMSELRRLKGLLPPELQSWVTVEGTTEVNPPLIRSEEIGKDQVEIQIDLAKWDALAMDQRNLLFWHEVARIQNDTIPKDGWEMAALAIGLGGAVGELWVQDGLLLVLALALCGVSGWRLYQKNNGEKQLKELVEADEKAIALATRFGYTLPNAYKSLGSALKTLIDTTPSKRQRSKFEARLSSLKRSANKAKAKSKNLEEGAF, encoded by the coding sequence ATGACATCTTATGCAACCTCTAGTGCTAGAGCAGAAATGAGCGAACTCAGGCGGTTAAAAGGCTTATTACCGCCAGAATTACAAAGCTGGGTTACGGTTGAAGGTACGACTGAGGTGAATCCACCCCTGATTCGTTCTGAAGAAATTGGTAAAGACCAGGTAGAAATTCAAATTGACTTGGCTAAATGGGATGCACTGGCAATGGATCAGCGCAACTTGTTATTCTGGCATGAAGTCGCTCGCATTCAAAATGATACTATTCCTAAAGACGGTTGGGAAATGGCAGCCCTTGCAATTGGTTTGGGTGGTGCTGTTGGCGAACTGTGGGTTCAAGATGGGTTGCTGCTAGTACTGGCTTTGGCTTTGTGCGGAGTCTCAGGCTGGCGGCTGTACCAAAAAAACAATGGTGAGAAGCAATTAAAAGAATTAGTAGAAGCTGATGAGAAGGCTATAGCCCTAGCAACTCGTTTTGGCTATACTCTTCCCAACGCTTACAAAAGCTTGGGGAGTGCTTTAAAAACTTTAATTGATACAACTCCTAGCAAACGGCAACGGTCTAAATTTGAAGCAAGGCTTTCCTCTCTCAAGCGGAGTGCGAATAAAGCAAAGGCAAAATCTAAAAATTTAGAAGAGGGAGCATTTTAA
- a CDS encoding sensor histidine kinase, whose amino-acid sequence MGWEELTSVYEQLHHCAFQIEDIARVKERQRIARDLHDSLGHALTALNIQLQTALKLWKLDPAKAECFLIQAQRLGTTAMKEVRQSVCSLRATAKADQSHQSLEPLIESLVEDFRQVSDVSISTCITLSAILPPEVSTTLYRVVQESLTNIRKHAAATAVQIKIHPTSYGVRLVVADNGKGFKQDTLSKGFGLQGMAERVAALGGQIDIYTEPGKGCQIRAELPLQQQPPVQKSLDFGVDVSPLKVADYLKHLVLADKQSLQKFEAKPRKRSQITVDLPLQQQILTQNSLDFAASDATITIVKPVKPLVLSRDLSIQLEEILTEYVGSIATTLLQKLTEQTQNRQELVTKLLFYIPEQQRTEFEQRLSFLFDSSPSPEEIISRDWGKEQGAKGKETPSPSSLPLTLYPNFSKNSKLPLLQLNVETEQELGVKIAVEQPLQEQAMAQEWRDFAASVSTSEVADLRERLVLSNEQLLQLENILAEYIGITIAPMLLQEVVEQTTTCQELVAELLLYICASQRTEFEQQLSFLFDSNPSVDETTQEHFSDLSFQTINESFIRQCEEQLIDLIGPFAPVLIQETLQSSPGISASELVEAIATKIPDAQLAVEFRQALSSFPNIETEQEILSYIPAVRETEFEEQVAFLSNPVSREYDLDLTYQSINKNFLYQCEQQLIDLVGPIAPLLIEETLESLPGISRAELVETIAAKIPDAQVAGEFQRRMGL is encoded by the coding sequence ATGGGTTGGGAAGAACTTACCTCAGTTTACGAGCAACTACATCATTGTGCATTTCAAATTGAAGACATTGCCAGAGTTAAGGAGCGTCAACGTATCGCCCGCGACCTGCATGATTCGTTGGGACACGCGCTGACAGCGCTCAATATTCAGTTGCAAACTGCTCTCAAGCTTTGGAAGCTTGACCCTGCTAAGGCTGAATGTTTTCTCATACAGGCTCAACGGCTTGGCACAACCGCTATGAAGGAGGTGCGGCAATCTGTCTGTTCTTTACGAGCAACAGCAAAGGCGGACCAGTCTCACCAGTCTCTAGAACCACTGATTGAATCTTTAGTAGAAGATTTTCGGCAAGTTAGCGACGTATCAATTTCGACTTGTATAACTCTGTCTGCTATTTTGCCTCCTGAGGTAAGTACTACACTCTACCGAGTTGTGCAAGAATCTCTAACTAATATTCGCAAGCACGCAGCAGCAACAGCAGTACAAATTAAGATTCACCCCACTTCGTATGGAGTGCGGCTTGTAGTTGCTGACAACGGCAAAGGATTTAAACAGGATACCCTATCAAAGGGATTCGGACTTCAGGGGATGGCAGAACGAGTAGCAGCATTGGGAGGTCAAATAGACATTTATACAGAGCCGGGGAAGGGCTGTCAGATTAGGGCTGAGTTACCCTTACAACAGCAGCCTCCAGTACAGAAGTCTCTAGATTTTGGCGTTGATGTTTCTCCCTTAAAAGTTGCAGATTACCTAAAGCATTTGGTTCTTGCTGACAAACAATCGTTACAAAAGTTTGAAGCGAAGCCAAGAAAGCGCAGCCAAATAACAGTCGATTTGCCCTTACAGCAGCAGATTCTCACGCAGAACTCACTAGATTTTGCTGCTAGTGACGCCACCATAACTATAGTCAAGCCTGTAAAGCCCTTGGTTCTCAGTCGCGATCTCTCAATTCAGTTAGAAGAGATTTTAACCGAATACGTTGGCTCTATTGCCACAACCTTGCTGCAGAAACTAACAGAACAAACACAAAATCGTCAAGAACTTGTTACAAAACTACTGTTTTATATTCCCGAGCAGCAACGAACCGAGTTTGAGCAGCGCTTGTCGTTTCTTTTTGACTCATCCCCCAGCCCAGAGGAAATAATTTCAAGAGACTGGGGAAAAGAGCAGGGAGCCAAAGGAAAGGAAACACCTTCCCCTTCCTCTTTACCCTTGACGCTTTACCCTAATTTCTCTAAGAATTCTAAGTTACCTCTTCTTCAACTTAACGTTGAAACGGAGCAAGAATTGGGTGTCAAAATTGCGGTTGAGCAGCCGTTACAAGAGCAAGCTATGGCACAAGAGTGGCGAGATTTTGCTGCTAGTGTCTCTACCTCAGAAGTAGCAGACCTAAGAGAGCGTTTGGTTCTTTCTAACGAGCAATTGTTGCAGTTGGAAAACATTTTGGCAGAATACATTGGAATCACAATTGCCCCAATGCTATTGCAAGAAGTCGTAGAACAAACGACGACCTGTCAAGAACTTGTTGCAGAACTATTGCTTTACATTTGTGCTTCACAACGAACTGAATTCGAGCAGCAGTTGTCGTTTCTGTTTGACTCAAACCCTAGCGTAGATGAAACAACTCAAGAGCACTTTTCCGATCTCAGTTTTCAAACCATCAATGAGAGTTTTATTCGTCAGTGCGAGGAACAACTGATTGATTTGATAGGACCGTTTGCTCCGGTGTTGATTCAGGAAACGCTTCAGTCTTCACCTGGAATTTCTGCCTCGGAATTGGTAGAAGCCATAGCAACAAAAATTCCTGATGCTCAACTAGCTGTCGAATTTCGACAAGCATTAAGCAGTTTTCCTAACATTGAAACAGAGCAAGAAATTTTATCTTACATTCCTGCCGTTCGGGAAACTGAATTTGAGGAGCAAGTTGCATTTCTGTCTAATCCAGTCTCTAGAGAATATGACCTTGACTTGACCTATCAAAGCATTAATAAGAATTTTTTGTACCAATGCGAGCAACAACTAATAGATTTAGTAGGACCGATCGCTCCATTGCTTATTGAGGAAACGCTTGAGTCTTTGCCTGGAATTTCGCGAGCGGAATTGGTAGAAACAATAGCAGCAAAAATTCCCGATGCTCAAGTGGCTGGCGAATTTCAACGACGGATGGGTCTCTAA